From a region of the Kwoniella mangroviensis CBS 8507 chromosome 1 map unlocalized Ctg01, whole genome shotgun sequence genome:
- a CDS encoding diphosphomevalonate decarboxylase produces MHEATVSAPVNIACIKYWGKRNTKLILPTNSSLSVTLDQDHLRSTTTSRADQSFEKGDRLWLNGKEETVKEDGRLGVCIKELRNWRKIEEDKDSSLPKLSQWPLRVASYNNFPTAAGLASSASGLAALVASLAKLYSLPQSASQLSLIARQGSGSACRSLFGGFVAWREGSAEDGSDSLAEEVAPQSHWPEMHALICVVSDAKKGTSSTSGMQRTVETSTLLQHRLKIVPGRMDDISKAIQSKDFATFGEITMKDSNSFHSVCLDTSPPIFYLNDVSKSIIAVIEELNRSSGEIVAAYTFDAGPNAVIYALEKNMPKVLGVVNKFFPTSEESRDPFKTEAAELPEGFNVNVVREGGWEKGAVKSLIHTRVGDGPRTLGKEESLLGENGEPKVLA; encoded by the exons ATGCACGAAGCGACAGTCTCAGCTCCAGTCAATATAGCCTGTATAAA GTATTGGGGTAAACGAAATACCAAATTAATCTTACCTACCAACTCTTCCCTCTCTGTTACcttggatcaagatcacctgCGGTCCACTACTACTTCCAGAGCTGACCAGTCGTTCGAGAAGGGAGATAGATTGTGGTTGAACGGGAAAGAGGAGACTGTCAAAGAggatggtagattgggtgtTTGTATTAAGGAATtgaggaattggaggaagattgaggaagataaggattCGAGTTTACctaag CTCTCCCAATGGCCTCTCCGTGTCGCCTCATACAACAACTTCCCCACTGCAGCCGGTCTCGCCTCCTCCGCATCAGGTCTCGCCGCCCTCGTAGCTTCCCTTGCCAAACTCTACTCACTCCCTCAATCAGCCTCTCAACTCTCCCTAATTGCCCGTCAAGGATCAGGTTCAGCCTGTCGATCATTATTCGGTGGATTTGTAGCCTGGCGAGAAGGTTCCGCCGAAGATGGATCAGACTCTTTAGCTGAAGAGGTTGCACCACAATCGCATTGGCCAGAGATGCACGCTTTGATCTGTGTAGTGAGCGACGCAAAGAAAGGAACCTCCTCGACATCGGGTATGCAACGTACAGTTGAAACTTCTACTTTACTCCAACACCGATTGAAGATCGTTCCAGGCCGAATGGATGATATTTCCAAAGCTATCCAATCTAAAGATTTCGCAACATTTGGAGAAATTACAATGAAGGATTCGAACTCGTTCCATTCGGTTTGTCTCGATACTTCTCCACCTATCTTTTACCTCAACGATGTATCGAAATCTATCATTGCCGTTATAGAGGAATTGAATAGATCTTCTGGGGAGATAGTCGCTGCATACACCTTCGATGCTGGACCCAATGCTGTGATCTACGCTTTGGAGAAGAATATGCCCAAAGTATTAGGAGTCGTCAACAAGTTTTTCCCCACGTCGGAAGAAAGTAGGGATCCGTTCAAGACGGAAGCCGCAGAGTTGCCAGAAGGGTTTAACGTGAATGTTGTCagggaaggtggatgggAGAAGGGTGCTGTGAAGAGCTTGATCCATACGAGAGTGGGTGATGGGCCTAGGACTTTGGGTAAAGAGGAAAGTCTGTTGGGTGAAAATGGGGAACCAAAGGTTTTGGCTTAG